A window from Sinanaerobacter sp. ZZT-01 encodes these proteins:
- a CDS encoding M20/M25/M40 family metallo-hydrolase produces the protein MFKRKLARIVVVAIVLALFVPTTYATDLSASSSWDAGALFLDAENQIAAADLRKTGSEESLLSKAVALPEIDYTTGSAMYLHLKTLSEDIGSRIAGSDSENQARDYIISAFDSFGYTTTAQAFVYTRKGTSYESTNVIATKPGKSEKQIIVGAHYDSVNTNGASDNASGVAVMLGAAEAIKEIDTQHTIKFIAFGAEEVGLKGSTYYASQMTEAEKAKTVGMINLDTVLVGDKMYVYGNAGEKGWFRDQTLELAKQLDLDVITQEGLNPDYPRGTTGDWSDHAPFDQLGFPWIYFESTNWDLKDEEGNYSSGENETEEFGEIMHTERDNLKFMHENLSGRIENRLYTYTTLLSHLLLKVNPPISIHADTNLLSMTEARDVEITFDLGYIPELKHLKWTLGGKDFKEWKSFQNKTGTFSGDPFIRFSKVPYIENGIVKAVIRCELPFGTDNLQGRPYPRRVYPKLIGEYPLTVVDEETLAEAATSFKLNAYDSYHTQEEILPAINEIIERAKADRYIEYAPMGKSAQGREIPFVMYARDKGSLDTYLNQTLPKMLKEPAAFIKSIEDGTAGVYKPAIWFNNIHSDESNGMDAQMDILKKLATQDTITFDRGKKDSSEVETVTLDVQELLDNYILLFNLSNNPDGRYLNSRETASGFDPNRDVTYQTQVETANVFQGLAKWSPMIFNDFHGYVSDFLIEPCTPPHDPNFEYDLLMDNAIDHAHALGKAGIANTDYDGYIIPMIDYEDGWDDAAPMYAAVLSLMHGALGHTIEVPELNQESNDAFLYAGLGSLKYALEKKEDLFKNQLEIYRRGVEGVDSRKVDPWLINAKGESIGRQRGANENFFPQYYVLPVSGKLQKNALSAYEMADFLIKNGVEVKRTNTEVTVGGVIYPSGSYLIDMHQAKRGFANCVLYDGSDFSDFADMYAEVTMCFPALRGFDKYEVRLADVFKGKADAVAAVEIPSTEIPSSVVVIKNTNNDAIRAVNELLLNGKTVSMTYSSQNGYNKGDFVVEGSLLEAIKDKYFLELIPYTGKASLKKLQRPKVSAAGKELTYVLEELGFELEESYEDADIIVDESGILTEKVKNQIQSGTPYIGVGGAAIGAFENSGLLSGLVRGRNGYSYEGVLKADLNLDSVITGRYQKSDILYNKSASWIESVPVTSKVLASISDQDDFYLAGWWPGHDEAKGKAYIIQDKVGDAAITLFANDIVNRAHPTHQFRMLANAIYDSMPGTVTTPKKSRNKGKSAVKEKTEKADNVNEAEKEVESKTAPSDINRHWAQESIQRLLQIGAVSAYPDKTFKPDKNITRAELATILVKAFKIELKTNKTFSDTKNHWAKDYISAAEAFGIAAGYDGDHFGPNDAVTREQMTVMIVKAMQLNPQMAQMVFGDQNAISDWAKDYISTAKNANLISGYSDGSFRPKANATRGEAASIIVNALKDSNN, from the coding sequence ATGTTTAAAAGAAAGCTGGCACGCATTGTTGTGGTTGCTATAGTCTTAGCATTGTTTGTTCCGACAACGTATGCGACAGACTTAAGTGCAAGCAGTTCATGGGATGCAGGAGCACTGTTTCTTGATGCGGAAAATCAAATTGCAGCGGCGGATTTGAGGAAAACAGGAAGCGAAGAAAGCTTACTTTCGAAAGCTGTAGCATTACCGGAGATTGACTATACTACGGGATCAGCAATGTATCTGCATTTAAAAACGCTGTCGGAGGATATTGGATCGAGAATCGCAGGCAGCGATTCGGAAAACCAGGCGAGGGATTATATTATTTCCGCATTCGATTCTTTTGGCTATACAACGACAGCACAAGCATTTGTGTATACGCGCAAAGGAACGAGCTATGAATCAACAAATGTCATTGCAACTAAACCGGGAAAGTCAGAAAAGCAAATTATTGTTGGAGCACATTACGATTCAGTAAATACAAATGGAGCCAGTGACAACGCTTCCGGTGTTGCGGTTATGCTGGGAGCGGCAGAAGCGATTAAAGAAATCGACACGCAGCATACGATAAAATTTATTGCCTTTGGAGCAGAAGAAGTCGGACTAAAGGGTTCTACCTATTATGCATCACAGATGACAGAAGCGGAAAAGGCAAAAACTGTTGGCATGATCAATTTAGACACGGTATTGGTCGGCGACAAAATGTATGTTTATGGCAATGCGGGAGAAAAGGGCTGGTTTCGTGATCAGACCTTAGAACTGGCAAAACAGTTAGATCTGGATGTCATTACGCAGGAAGGGCTGAATCCAGATTACCCGCGAGGAACAACGGGAGATTGGAGTGATCATGCCCCATTTGATCAATTGGGATTTCCTTGGATTTATTTTGAAAGTACAAACTGGGACTTGAAGGATGAAGAAGGCAATTATTCATCTGGTGAGAATGAAACGGAAGAATTTGGTGAAATTATGCATACAGAGAGAGATAATCTCAAATTTATGCATGAAAACCTGTCTGGGCGAATTGAAAATAGACTGTATACTTATACCACATTACTTTCCCATTTGCTTTTAAAGGTAAACCCTCCGATTTCCATTCATGCAGATACAAACTTGCTATCCATGACAGAAGCGAGGGATGTGGAGATTACTTTTGATTTGGGTTATATTCCTGAATTAAAGCATTTAAAATGGACATTAGGAGGAAAAGATTTTAAAGAATGGAAATCTTTTCAAAACAAGACCGGAACGTTTTCAGGGGATCCATTCATTCGATTTTCTAAAGTACCGTATATAGAAAATGGAATAGTCAAAGCTGTGATTCGATGCGAGCTGCCTTTTGGAACAGATAATCTTCAAGGAAGACCGTATCCAAGAAGAGTGTATCCAAAGCTGATTGGTGAGTATCCATTGACAGTTGTCGATGAAGAGACGCTTGCAGAGGCAGCGACATCGTTTAAATTAAATGCATATGATTCTTACCATACACAGGAAGAAATTTTGCCGGCCATCAACGAAATCATTGAAAGAGCAAAGGCTGATCGTTACATTGAATATGCACCAATGGGTAAATCTGCACAAGGCAGAGAGATTCCATTTGTCATGTATGCAAGAGATAAGGGTAGCTTGGATACCTATTTGAACCAGACCTTACCAAAGATGCTGAAGGAGCCGGCTGCTTTTATCAAAAGCATTGAAGATGGAACGGCGGGTGTCTATAAGCCGGCAATTTGGTTTAATAACATCCATTCAGATGAATCAAATGGAATGGATGCACAGATGGATATACTGAAAAAGTTAGCAACACAGGACACGATAACCTTTGACAGAGGAAAGAAGGATAGCAGTGAGGTAGAAACGGTAACGTTAGACGTTCAGGAACTGCTCGATAACTATATCCTACTGTTTAATTTGAGCAACAATCCGGATGGAAGATACTTAAACAGCAGAGAAACCGCTTCGGGCTTTGATCCAAATCGAGATGTGACGTATCAGACACAGGTAGAAACTGCAAATGTATTTCAGGGCCTTGCTAAATGGTCTCCAATGATATTTAATGATTTTCATGGTTATGTTTCGGATTTTTTAATTGAACCATGTACACCGCCGCATGATCCGAATTTTGAATATGATTTATTAATGGACAATGCGATTGATCACGCACATGCGTTAGGGAAAGCTGGCATTGCAAATACAGATTATGATGGTTATATCATTCCAATGATTGATTATGAAGATGGATGGGATGACGCTGCTCCAATGTATGCTGCGGTTTTAAGCCTGATGCATGGAGCTTTGGGCCATACCATTGAAGTTCCAGAATTGAATCAAGAATCAAACGATGCCTTTCTATATGCAGGTCTTGGCTCATTAAAATATGCATTGGAAAAGAAAGAAGACCTCTTTAAGAATCAACTGGAGATTTACAGAAGAGGCGTGGAGGGTGTTGATAGTCGTAAAGTAGATCCGTGGTTGATTAATGCAAAAGGAGAATCAATTGGGAGACAGAGAGGGGCGAATGAAAACTTCTTCCCGCAATACTATGTTTTGCCTGTAAGCGGCAAATTACAGAAAAATGCACTCTCTGCTTATGAGATGGCAGATTTTCTAATAAAAAACGGAGTTGAAGTGAAAAGAACAAACACAGAAGTAACCGTAGGAGGTGTAATTTATCCAAGCGGAAGCTATCTGATTGATATGCATCAGGCAAAGCGAGGTTTTGCGAACTGCGTTTTATATGACGGATCAGATTTTTCGGATTTTGCCGATATGTATGCAGAGGTGACAATGTGCTTCCCTGCATTGAGAGGCTTTGATAAATATGAGGTTCGGCTTGCAGATGTGTTTAAAGGCAAAGCAGATGCAGTCGCAGCGGTGGAAATCCCAAGCACGGAAATTCCATCTTCAGTAGTTGTGATTAAAAATACGAATAATGATGCAATCAGAGCAGTGAATGAGCTGTTGTTAAACGGTAAAACCGTATCTATGACATATTCGTCTCAAAACGGCTATAACAAAGGAGATTTTGTAGTAGAAGGAAGTTTGCTTGAGGCGATAAAGGATAAATATTTCTTAGAACTAATCCCGTATACAGGGAAGGCATCTTTAAAGAAATTGCAAAGACCAAAGGTAAGTGCAGCCGGAAAAGAACTGACTTATGTGTTAGAAGAATTAGGGTTTGAGCTGGAAGAATCCTATGAAGATGCAGATATAATTGTGGATGAAAGCGGAATATTGACTGAAAAAGTTAAGAATCAAATTCAGTCAGGCACGCCGTATATTGGTGTTGGAGGAGCGGCGATCGGTGCATTTGAAAACAGCGGATTGCTTTCTGGTCTAGTGCGCGGGAGAAATGGGTATTCCTATGAGGGCGTTTTAAAAGCAGATCTGAATCTAGACAGTGTAATTACAGGGAGGTACCAGAAAAGTGATATTCTTTACAACAAGTCAGCGTCATGGATTGAGAGTGTACCGGTGACATCAAAGGTATTAGCGAGCATCAGCGATCAAGATGATTTCTATCTTGCTGGATGGTGGCCGGGGCACGATGAGGCAAAAGGGAAAGCCTATATCATTCAAGACAAAGTGGGCGATGCTGCAATCACACTCTTTGCCAACGATATTGTAAACAGAGCACATCCGACCCACCAATTCAGAATGCTGGCAAATGCGATATATGACAGCATGCCCGGAACCGTTACCACTCCGAAAAAAAGCAGGAACAAAGGTAAGAGCGCGGTAAAAGAGAAAACAGAAAAAGCGGATAACGTGAATGAAGCAGAGAAAGAAGTAGAATCGAAAACGGCACCAAGCGATATTAATAGGCATTGGGCGCAAGAAAGCATTCAAAGATTGCTTCAAATAGGAGCGGTCAGCGCTTATCCGGATAAGACCTTTAAACCAGATAAAAATATTACAAGAGCGGAATTGGCTACGATTTTAGTCAAAGCATTTAAAATAGAGCTTAAGACAAATAAAACATTTAGCGATACGAAAAATCATTGGGCAAAGGATTATATTTCCGCAGCAGAGGCATTTGGCATTGCTGCTGGATACGATGGAGACCATTTCGGACCGAATGATGCGGTTACAAGAGAACAGATGACAGTGATGATAGTAAAAGCAATGCAGTTGAATCCGCAGATGGCACAAATGGTATTTGGAGATCAGAATGCCATATCGGATTGGGCAAAAGATTACATTTCAACAGCGAAAAATGCCAACCTGATTTCAGGGTATTCAGATGGCTCTTTTCGGCCAAAAGCAAATGCGACAAGAGGAGAAGCGGCAAGTATTATTGTGAATGCGTTAAAGGATAGTAACAATTAA
- a CDS encoding 3-oxoacid CoA-transferase subunit B, whose protein sequence is MADLKARIASRTAKEFNDGDVANLGIGLPTKVANYLPEGVHITLQSENGFTGLSGSAESGKENVDVINSGGAYVTYAPEANFFDSAMSFSIIRGGHVDATVLGAMEVDEHGNLANWIVPGKMVAGMGGAMDLVVGAKKVIIAMLHTQKGNHKILKECTLPYTALGVVDKIITEMGVMEVTPEGIVLKELHPDYTLDEIKAATGCELIISPDLKPMQEE, encoded by the coding sequence ATGGCAGATTTAAAGGCAAGAATCGCTTCTAGAACAGCGAAGGAATTTAATGACGGTGATGTAGCAAATCTTGGGATCGGTCTTCCTACTAAGGTTGCTAATTATCTTCCGGAGGGTGTGCATATTACACTTCAATCAGAGAATGGATTTACAGGTCTTTCTGGAAGTGCAGAATCAGGAAAAGAAAACGTTGACGTTATCAATTCTGGTGGGGCTTATGTAACGTATGCTCCAGAAGCTAACTTCTTTGATTCTGCAATGAGCTTTTCAATTATTCGAGGTGGACATGTTGATGCAACTGTACTTGGTGCAATGGAAGTTGACGAGCATGGAAATTTAGCAAACTGGATCGTACCCGGAAAAATGGTTGCAGGTATGGGCGGAGCTATGGATCTTGTAGTTGGAGCAAAGAAGGTTATCATTGCTATGCTTCATACACAAAAAGGAAACCATAAAATTTTGAAAGAGTGTACACTTCCTTATACGGCACTTGGTGTTGTTGACAAGATCATTACTGAAATGGGTGTTATGGAAGTAACGCCTGAAGGTATTGTATTAAAGGAATTACATCCAGACTATACATTGGATGAAATTAAGGCAGCAACTGGCTGTGAATTAATCATCAGCCCGGACTTAAAACCAATGCAAGAAGAATAA
- a CDS encoding CoA transferase subunit A, whose amino-acid sequence MINKIRTAEEAVAGIKDGATIMVGGFLGTGSPEILIDALVKKGVKHLTVIGNDGGLPANEGTSARGIGKLLEAGMVDHIIASHVGMNPLIGKGMNDGTLKCTLVPQGSLAEKIRAAGAGLGGVLTPTGVGTIVAEGKETINIDGKDYLLEKPIKADFALIRASICDEFGNFSCAKATKNFNYVMAMAAETVIIGAEKLVKVGEMDPDTFTMSGVFAKYIVGGEKPWQI is encoded by the coding sequence ATGATTAACAAAATCAGAACTGCTGAAGAAGCAGTAGCTGGCATCAAAGATGGCGCTACGATTATGGTCGGCGGATTTTTAGGTACAGGCTCACCTGAAATTTTGATTGATGCTCTTGTGAAAAAGGGTGTAAAGCATTTGACTGTAATTGGCAATGATGGAGGACTTCCTGCAAATGAAGGAACTTCTGCAAGAGGTATCGGCAAATTATTAGAGGCAGGAATGGTTGACCATATCATCGCTTCCCATGTTGGTATGAACCCTTTGATTGGAAAAGGAATGAATGACGGAACTTTAAAGTGCACTTTAGTTCCGCAAGGTTCTTTAGCTGAAAAAATCAGAGCAGCAGGAGCTGGTCTCGGTGGTGTTTTGACTCCAACCGGTGTTGGTACAATTGTTGCAGAAGGAAAAGAGACCATCAATATTGACGGAAAAGATTATCTTTTAGAAAAACCAATAAAGGCTGATTTTGCATTGATTCGTGCATCAATTTGTGATGAATTCGGTAACTTTTCTTGTGCTAAGGCGACTAAGAATTTCAACTATGTAATGGCAATGGCTGCAGAAACTGTAATCATTGGTGCAGAAAAGCTAGTTAAGGTTGGCGAAATGGATCCGGACACCTTTACCATGTCCGGCGTTTTTGCAAAGTATATTGTTGGAGGTGAAAAACCATGGCAGATTTAA